In one window of Calypte anna isolate BGI_N300 chromosome 1, bCalAnn1_v1.p, whole genome shotgun sequence DNA:
- the ABHD13 gene encoding protein ABHD13, which produces MEKSWMLWNFVKRWLLALASWSWSLCRICLLPLIVTFHLYGGIILLLLIFVSIAGILYKFQDVLLYFPEQPSSSRLYVPMPTGIPHENIFIKTKDGVLLNLILLRYTGDNAAYSPTIIYFHGNAGNIGHRLPNALLMLVNLKVNLILVDYRGYGKSEGEASEEGLYLDSEAVLDYVMTRSDLDKTKIFLFGRSLGGAVAIHLASENSHRISAIVVENTFLSIPYMASTLFSFFPMRYLPLWCYKNKFLSYRKISQCRMPSLFISGLSDQLIPPVMMKQLYELSPARTKRLAIFPDGTHNDTWQCQGYFTALEQFIKEVIKSHSPEEMAKTSSNVTII; this is translated from the coding sequence ATGGAAAAGTCATGGATGCTTTGGAACTTTGTTAAAAGATGGCTACTAGCTTTGGCTTCCTGGTCTTGGAGTCTCTGCCGTATTTGTCTTTTACCCTTGATAGTAACTTTTCACTTGTATGGAGGCATTATACTTCTTCTATTAATATTTGTATCAATAGCAGGCATATTATATAAATTCCAGGACGTGCTGCTTTACTTTCCTGAACAGCCCTCTTCCTCACGCCTTTATGTTCCTATGCCTACTGGTATACCACATGAAAATATCTTCATCAAAACCAAAGATGGAGTTCTTCTCAATCTTATTCTGCTGAGATACACAGGGGACAATGCAGCATATTCTCCAACCATCATTTACTTCCATGGGAATGCAGGCAACATTGGCCACAGGTTGCCAAATGCTTTGTTAATGCTGGTAAACCTGAAAGTAAACTTAATTCTTGTTGATTATAGAGGGTATGGAAAAAGTGAAGGAGAAGCAAGTGAAGAAGGTTTGTACTTAGATTCTGAGGCTGTTTTAGACTATGTGATGACTCGGTCTGATCttgataaaacaaaaatttttctttttggccgTTCTTTGGGGGGAGCAGTAGCTATTCACTTAGCTTCTGAAAATTCCCATAGGATTTCTGCCATCGTGGTGGAGAACACCTTTCTTAGCATCCCGTACATGGCCagcactttgttttccttctttccaatgAGATATCTTCCTTTATGGTGCTACAAAAACAAATTTCTGTCCTACAGAAAGATCTCTCAGTGCAGAATGCCTTCTCTTTTCATCTCTGGGTTGTCTGACCAGTTAATTCCACCAGTTATGATGAAGCAACTTTATGAATTATCCCCAGCTCGGACTAAGAGATTGGCAATATTTCCTGATGGAACTCATAATGACACTTGGCAGTGCCAGGGTTATTTCACTGCGCTCGAACAGTTCATCAAAGAAGTAATAAAGAGCCACTCCCCTGAAGAAATGGCAAAAACATCATCTAATGTAACAATAATATGA